The stretch of DNA TATAAATTAAACTGTTCTTCCTAATACTTCAtcaagtattattattaatattattattcatagtagtaataataatggtaataataatggaaataaaaaagaagttgctCCTTAATGGAAGTCTATGTTTCAATTCTGTTAGCACTTAAAAGCACTTTAAAGAATAATATCCTTGATTCCAAATCGGATGTCCCAGAGAAAGCAAATGTGCTATATTTGTTACTTCTCCTTAACCTTAATTTcttgatattaaaaaagaaagttggtaACAAAATGATCTTTACATTAAACTCACAACTGAAAATAGTACCTAGTcagtttaatataaaaatcaagtttcacaaaataaatacactgaagcAACTAGAATAGTAAtcacctttatttaaaatatttcttaatctaGGAAAGCTCATTTTACATGAGTTTCCAACTAGTTATTAGagtcagaaacaaagaaaataaaaccagagaaaatcctctgtaaaaaaatacacaaggaacATTTCTACATGTGAAAAAACAGGGAACAGTCTTAATATCTGAACATCCAAGACTTAAGTCTCATTTCCATCTCTCCTAGTGAACACCACTATCAACCTTGAGATCGGATTTGTTCTTGTCATTCTTCACTGAGTAGATGAAATAAGTTAAGGTGTCTTTTTCATTCACTGGAATAGACCTAAAATGGCAACCAactatctataaaaaaaaaaaagaaattatagataTTAACAGATTTAatactaagtaaaaataaaaaccactttaatcaaaagaaaatgcacTATTTGATAAGAGctatcacctttttaaaaataaactgcttaacaaaataccagcaaGATGAAAAGCATATCAGAATAAGAtgttatgagaaagagagagcgtgattTCGAAGGACCCTCCAACCCATTCAATTAAAGATACATTAATTagaatgcatttaatttttataattaaaacctACATtaggaagtaaatatttttaaactttaagtacCAATGAAATAAACAGAATGTACACCCTACTCATacaaaaaaggataaatatataGTTGAAAAAGTTTTGGTACTATAGAAACAAACCATACAATACCTTACAAATATGATTGCTGtatcttatatttattcattcattggcAGTACTCTTTCTTAAGGTTCCTTGAAAGTTTTTCTGAATAAGCATTATTGATGGAAaatgagaggggaaagagaaactcTCACTGAAGAATGTCTATCTGCCTTCTGGCCTTTTCATCATGCTAATCTAACATGTGCACTGCAAAGACCAATAAGTACAACAGACTAAAATGAGGTGTTGATGCACTTATCTAGATTGTAGAggataaaatttcttaaagaaaatgttattcacGTTATAATCAAGACATTTAAGGAGGACAGTCATCTAACTCTGGGATCACTTATCTGCATTTCTGACTAAGTAAACTATAACACTCGCAGCCAATTggattttttctcatttctaaagaAAGTAACTCTGGAAAtaatacaactttttaaagatCAGATTAGCAAATATTTCAGTTGTGACTTAGACACGAAAAAGAaatatacagctgacccttgtataacacaggtttgaactgcaagGGTCCATTTACATacgcccccttccccccccatGAAAACAGTActgtaaacatattttctcttccacatgattttaataacattttcttttctttagcttactttggTCTAATAcaacaagaatatatatatatatacacaatatgtaTGACATACAAAATATGATAACTGGACAGTTTATGTTATCAGGaaagcttccagtcaacagtaggctattagtagctaAGGTTTTAGAGAGTCAACAGTTTTACGCTGATTTGTGACTGTGCCCCTAACCCCCTGAGTCATTCAAGGGTCAACCATACATTaaattaactattattataaaataacatttataataattagtTCTTTGGTTCTCATTTGTCCCAAAACAAAAGTACCATCCACTTGATTAGTTTCAGTATATATGGATACAGTTTCATCACAGTAGATAATATGTATGTTTTTGTTAtatcaaatttaaagaaaaacctaaTTTTTGTGGCAAATGGAGAGAAGAGATTGTGGCTAAAAAGTCAATATATTAGATCTTAAAAAAGCATTCTGCCAAAGAATTGTACCTTCTATAACTTTTACCCTATTCGATATGCATGTTTTAGAAAACACTGCTTTATTAAACCCCTAagctaaaaaatgataaaactgattTATATGTTTACATTTCAATTGTCTAGTAGACTaagcatttttatgtaaaatgattaaattataaatctataaaCACCTTAATAGGATTCACAGATTTCTTTGTTCTATTAATTCCTAAGAACacatacatttcaaaatttaCCAAAGGACTAGAAGTTAGTTCTATAACAAAGCAAAAACTATGTGAAATGTTGAATTAAAGTGTTTGCATCTTCTAGATGTGAAAAATATCATAGatgcttcaaataaaataaattctgaaatagTTAAATCAACAAGTTATAGGAATACTATTTATGGGTTAATCTGTAGATCTAATCCATCagaaacttcaaaaattaaattctaatgaAGACATTAAAGCTTACCAATTTACTTTATTATGCTTCAattaggtgttcaataaatgtttactaagtagaatttttaaattaatagagttctagaatgagaatttaaaaattatcacctAATATTTCTGGAAGTTAGTATTAAAAGACACCTAGAAAACTATATACAATCCACTAAGTAGTTGTTACAACAGAAATTTGTTAAGAGGCAGCCAAACATTTCTAAGAAACTAGATTCTTCCACAACAGATCTTTTATTAACTGATCCAACTAACATGCATTGTTATATATACATTAACAATTTCATTAGCCTTTAATGACTCTTTTTTGTATGAACAGGCGTATTTAAAGTGCACATAGTTTAAAACTCATAAGTACCTCAACAAGTTGTGCTTTATTAAGTCCTGGTCTAGTTGATAACTTGAAGTGTCTTTTGTATCTCCGGAGTGTATTTACTTGTAATTGATATAAATCAACctagataaaataaacatatatgaatTACTTCATACAGTTTTCAAAATAGTTATCTTTGATACATATAGTAACATTTCAATTTTGgcacaataaaaatgtaattccattattaaacaacaaaaattatgttattaattCCATTCCATTATCCTTTTtacaaaatcaaaactataaatgtATTAGATACTTTAGTCTTTTGAAGATAAATATTGAATACTGGGAGCAACAAAAAGTTAGAAGGCAACAGAGCTATAAGCATTGTCAACTGAAAACACAAGTTAAATTGTATAACTGCCTGTTAACTGGctatatttaattttgctttcattttcagatttttttgcatcaagtatttttaaaatctgttcatatcttttaatACAAGCTACAGGATGGAATACTCGggatttatatttaacataaactTTATCTACCTCTGGAGTATCAGTATCTTGAACGGGTGAATCTCCTCCATCGTCATcactccctttcctctttcttctgtttcgAACACTCTGAATTAAGTTTTTATGATAATCACAAATGTAAAGATGCCTTGCCTGAAACAGAAAAGTTTCACGGACTATGATTATGTAACCTATGTATTAGTAAAATACACTGGGCAcagtgaattattaaaaataaaaagtcaaaacagGCCACTGTTAAGACAACAGCATGTTTCTATGCTTAAGTCCTGCATCCAGTTAAAACATACCACGTCTGGCAGTACAGTTAAGAGGACTGGAAGGTGGGTAGGGAGGGGGAGaagtaggggagggaagggaggaagcagaATGAGAAATTTTAACTCTCCGGATTTTGTCATTAAATTGCAGTAGGGTGAACTAGATTCATTAGGTCacgctgtttttttttttagcaagggGAAAGATGACATTGcccataattttgctatttcaCAGTATTTTCTCTACTCAAAGTATTTTAGTAGCACGATGTATGCTTCCTATTCTTTCTCAACACCCAAATTATAAACCAGATGCAAAAGTatccatttttacaaatgagcTATTGATCTCATATCCTACTTACATTTACATTTGAATTATAAACTTCTGAGTATTTAATGAATGCATTtatctttaatacattttccCAACCAAAGCAATGTGAAATTCAAGTTTACTTGAAAAGTTTCTCATGAGCATGACTAAGAACTACTGTTTAGCAGGCAGGAAGTATCACAAATAAACTTTGCAAAAGTTTCAATTAAATGTAGTCTTGAGAGCTACATGGTAAGTGAAATATTGGGCTTCATATACTAACATATACTAAACTccttaaaaaaaccaaaggatTAGGGACGAAAacctttaaatcattttttaaactaagtcCAAGTTAAAAATATGCAGGATGTGTACTAGATTCTGGCATTTTGCGATTCATTTACCTCCAGCCTGAACTCCGAAAAGTGACGAAGGCTGTTTCTAAAAACCTCATAGAGggtaggaaaaagaaaggaaggaaggaatgaagcccctccccccaaccccgcaACCCAACCAAAACAACACAGACGTGCGAAAGGACGGAAAAGAAATCCCGATGGCTGCCAAGCTGATGGCAA from Suricata suricatta isolate VVHF042 chromosome 1, meerkat_22Aug2017_6uvM2_HiC, whole genome shotgun sequence encodes:
- the SAP30 gene encoding histone deacetylase complex subunit SAP30, which codes for MNGFTPEEMSRGGDAAAAVAAVVAAAAAAAASAXXXXXXXGAEVPGAGAVSAAGPPGAAGPGPGQLCCLREDGERCGRAAGNASFSKRIQKSISQKKVKIELDKSARHLYICDYHKNLIQSVRNRRKRKGSDDDGGDSPVQDTDTPEVDLYQLQVNTLRRYKRHFKLSTRPGLNKAQLVEIVGCHFRSIPVNEKDTLTYFIYSVKNDKNKSDLKVDSGVH